TCGATAATATTCTGACCTGCCGAATTGTCATTTCCAGGCAGTTCGCTATCGGCAGATGCTCCAACTACCCCGTCAAAGTCAAAAGTGTAGTTGGAATCGCTAGCAGATTCATCGCTAACCAGGGATACATTGCCGTCTGCATCTGTTTGTAAGTAGCGATCGGCATTACCAGTGATGTTTGAGTTATCTTTGTCTAAGTTAAAGCGGTTGCCGTTTATGCTGTTACCATCGCCAGCAACGCTATTACTGTTACCAGAGATATTGTTATTGTTACCGCTCGGACGATTGCCGTTGCCATTAACTTCGTTGTTATCTCCTGTGTTCCGATTACCATTACCGTTAGTAACAACATTGTTATCGCCAAAATTCCAGTTGCCGTTTCCAGAAGTGTTGTTACTGCTACCAAAATTCCAGTTACCGTTACCGTTAACAGTGTTTTGATTGCCAGTGGGATTTTTTGCCGTATCTGGTGTTTCATCTTCGCCAACTGGAGCTGGTGTAGTACCACCGCCAGCAAAAATTGGGTTATTGCCACCAAGTGCATCTGCTGGAATACCGCCTTCTTCGCCAACGCCTTGCGGATTGCCACCAGTGAGAGGATTATTTTCCCCTTCAAAAATGGAATTGAAGGGAGTACCGCTTTCTTTGTTTAGGTTCCAATTACCGTTTCCGTTAGTCTGATTGCCATCACCAAAATTCCAGTTGCCGTTACCTTCAGCTTGGTTGTCATTTCCGTAAAACCAGTTACCGTTGCCGTCAGCCTGGTTGTTGCTGCCAGAATTTTCTTCGGAATCGCCAATAAAATTGTTGCCATTACCGTTTTCGGTATTGTCAACACCAGTATCGATACCACTAAAATCGGCGTTCATCATCGAACCACCTCCACCAAACGAATTCTTTTCAACGCCGTCGGCAGTCTCATCAGCAACGTCATCGCTGTCAGTAAAAGGGCTACCGTCGGTATTGGGGTTGAAGGAATCGAAGGGATTATTGCTGTTGCTTTCAGGAGTGCTATCGCCTCCAGCACTCGGAACCGATGTTGGTTCGTTTATCGATCCGTTTAATGTTTCTTCCATAAGAAGTTTGAATTAAATGCCTGTATAAATAATCTTCAAAAAAAGCGATCGAGTTCCTGCCGATGCTAATTGCACCTCGCCGCACTGACAAAATGGCAAAACGCGATGGTTATGTCGATCGCGTAGCGAAGCCATTCCGTAGGCTTATCGTCCGAATATCTGTAAATACGACTGTGCGATCGGTAGCAGGTGACTACAAGCACTCTTTAGTTAAAAGCTCATTAACCCTGATTTTTCGTAAGTCAAGAATTTATCAGAACAATGACAATTTTGCTTCACAAGCAGCTTAAAAAATCTTATGTGAGGAAACAATGAATAATCTTTTGATTGAGATTTCTATTGTTTTGATTATTTGTATATAGCTTAAGCAATAAAAAACAGCAAAAATTATTGCTGCCTTATGTTGGATTTTGTGTTTTGCCGATATTAATTTGTTACAGAATGATAGAAATTTAAAAAATAAATCGCGCTTCTACCTAAAGACAGATTTTTGTTAGATAAATCAAATGAAATTTAAAAAATAAAACGTATCTAGCGATACAGAAGTTATAAAGCAACAAAATTGCCAACCCACCCTAAAGATTGTTCATTGAAGTGAATCTAAACTAATTGTTAAGTTGCAAGATATCTGCATTTGTCATTACTTTACTTTTGCAGTAACTGAAATGAATTTATCAATTCTACTCTAGTACTTCGGCTCTTGTAAAAAAACAATTGTCTTTAGGTCTTCATAACAGTATTAAAATTTTCTATGAATTTAAAATCCCATTGCTACACGACCCAAGGCGGCATTAATGTTTCTCGCTCTGCTGTTGAGATGCAAATGGACGATGCGATAGAATCCGTTCTCTCGTGTCTGGATTCTCAACGGGGAGGATTGTTAGCTAGTAGCTATGAATATCCTGGACGCTATAAACGGTGGGCAATTGGATTTGTCAATCCGCCCTTAGAACTGGCAACGCGAGATCGCAACTTTACCTTGAAAGCTCTTAACGAACGCGGCAGAGTTCTTTTGCCCTATTTAGCAGAGCGGCTTTATCTGCATCCGCAGCTTCAAGAGGTTTCAGTAGAAGAAGACCGTATTTTGGGTTCGATCGAGCAGGCAACTAAGTTTTTTGCCGAAGAGGAACGAAGTAAGCAACCTTCTGTGTTTAGTATTGTCCGCGAAATTTCTCAAGCCTTCTACAGCCATGAAGACGAGAATCTGGGTCTTTATGGAGCCTTTAGCTACGATTTAGTCTTTCAATTCGAGACGGTTGCCAAACATCGCGATCGCCCTGCCGATGGGCGAGATTTACTGCTATATCTGCCTGACGAGCTATTTGTTGTAGACTACTATCTTCAACAAACCTACCGATATCAGTACGAGTTTGCAACCAAACACGGTAGTACTCAAGGAATACCTCGTACTGGTGAGTTTATCGACTATCGAGGAAAGCGGTTAACCCCCGAACAAGAATCGGATTGCGTACCTGGGGAGTACGCTGAGAAGGTGAAAGAAGCTTTAGAATACTTCCGTCGTGGCGATCTATTTGAAGTCGTTCCGAGTCAAAACTTTTATAGTGCCTGCGTAGCCTCGCCTACAGATTTATTCCGTACTTTACAGCAAATCAATCCAAGTCCTTACGGCTTCTTGCTCAATTTGGGGGGAGAATACTTAATTGGTGCTTCTCCAGAAATGTTTGTGCGGGTAGAGGACAAATGCGTAGAAACCTGCCCGATTAGCGGTACAATTGCTCGCGGTTCCGATGCGATTGGCGATGCGGCTCAGATCTTTCAACTGCTCAACTCTCATAAAGACGCAGCCGAGCTAACGATGTGTACTGACGTAGACCGCAACGACAAATCGCGGATCTGTGAGCCAGGATCGGTACAAGTAACTGGTCGTCGTCTGATAGAGATGTACAGCCACCTGATTCACACCGTCGATCGCGTCGAAGGAATTCTTCGTCCTGAGTTCGATGCCCTGGATGCTTTTCTAACCCACACCTGGGCTGTCACTGTTACAGGCGCACCCAAACGCTCTGCCATGCAGTTTATTGAGAAACACGAACACAGCTCTCGACGTTGGTATGGCGGGGCTGTAGGCTATTTAGCTTTTAATGGCGATATGAATACAGGTCTAACCCTACGGACAATACGGCTTAAAGATTCAATTGCCGAAGTGCGGGTGGGAGCAACTGTTCTGTATGACTCAGATCCCGATGCTGAAGAACAGGAAACCCTGACCAAAGCGGCTGCGCTGTTTCAGACCCTTAACGAGGCCGGTCAGATTTACGAAACTGGAAAAATGACCAAAGCCAATATTAGTAGTGAATCCCCTCAGTCTTTAGTTCAAAAGCGAGTGCTGCTGATCGACTACGAAGACTCGTTCGTACACACTTTAGCTAACTACCTGCGTCAAGCTGGGGCGATTGTTACTACCCTGCGTCACGGTTTTCCCGAATCAGTGTTCGATCGCGAAACTTTCGATCTTGTCGTTTTCTCGCCTGGTCCTGGCAAACCAAGTGACTTTGGCGTTCCCGAAACCGTCATGAGCTGCGTCCGTCGCGAACTGCCAATTTTCGGCGTTTGTTTGGGTCTACAAGGCATTGTTGAAGCGTTTGGAGGCGAACTGGATATTCTAGATTATCCCCAGCACGGCAAGACATCTCTTATTGACATTGTTGAAGATTCGCCACTTTTTGACAACGTTCCCAAGTCTTTTGAGGTCGGTCGATATCACTCGCTGTTTGCCAAAAAAGACCGTTTGCCAGACCAACTAAAAATAACAGCAATGTCGGAAGATGGCGTAATTATGGCAATCGAACACCAAACTCAGGCGATCGCCGCCGTTCAGTTCCACCCAGAGTCGATTATGACCCTGGCAAATGGAGTTGGCTTGTCAATTATTGAGAACGTGATTCAAAACTACGCTAAATCCATACCAACCAAGGCGGCTGTATCTGTTGCCTAATTCAACAATGAACAATGAGCAACGAATATTGAACATTGAAAAAATGCAAAATGCTAAATAGTTGAATGAAACGATCGAATCGCGTCACATCCTCGGAAAATAAGAGTTAACTAATCGTACCAATGACTTCAATTTCTCAACGCTTTCAAATATTGCGATCGCGCCAGCAGTGCGCTCTTATTCCTTTTATCACGGCAGGAGATCCAGACCTGGAAACGACAGCAGAGGCACTACAGGTACTGGATCGTAACGGTGCCGATGCGATCGAGTTGGGGGTTCCCTACTCAGACCCCCTAGCCGATGGACCCGTGATTCAAGCGGCGGCTACCCGCGCTCTAAAAAAAGGGGTTAATCTCGATCGGGTGCTAAAACTGGTAGATTCTGTTAGTCCCGACCTACAGGCACCGATAATTCTCTTTACTTACTACAACCCAATTCTGAACCGAGGCATCAAGCCGTTTATGGAGCGAATCTCCCAGGTGGGAGTGCGAGGACTAGTGGTTCCCGATCTCCCTGTCGATGAGTCTGACGAACTGTTAGAAACGGCTGCCAGCGTTGGCGTTGAAGTTATATTGTTGGTCGCTCCCACTTCTTCTAAGGAGCGGATTGAAAAGATTGCCCAAAAGTCTCAAGGATTTATCTATTTAGTAAGCGTTACGGGCGTTACGGGCGTGCGATCGCAAGTTCAGGGACGGGTTAAAAATTTACTAGAGCAGATGCGCCAAATGACTGATAAACCCATCGGCGTTGGCTTTGGTATCTCTGGTAGCGAACAGGCTCGTCAGGTAAAAGACTGGGGAGCCGATGGGGTCATTGCTGGTAGTGCTTTTGTCAAACGGTTGACTCAGGGGACACCAACTGAGGGATTGCAGGCGATCGAGTCTTTCTGTCGAGAACTAAAAGAGGCGATCGCGTCAGTAGAAGAAAAAGCCATTTCAGTTTAGTACCGCTACACGGAAGTAATAGGTAATAAGTATAAATTTAGAAAGTAAACAATGGTCAGTACGCAAGATATTCAAACAACACAATCCCGTCCCGATCCGATGGGTCGATTTGGACGGTTCGGTGGCAAGTACGTGCCAGAAACTCTGATGCCTGCTCTTGCCGAGCTAGAAACTGCTTTTAAGCAGTATCGCGACGAACCAGGCTTTCAAGCAGAATTACAAAATTTGCTGCGAGATTACGTCGGTCGTCCCAGTCCTCTCTACTTTGCCCAGCGACTCACCGCTCACTACACTAAACCAGACGGTAGCGGACCACAAATCTATCTCAAGCGCGAAGACTTAAACCACACGGGCGCGCACAAGATCAACAATGCCATAGCTCAGGTGCTTCTCGCCAAGCGTATGGGCAAACAGCGCATTATTGCCGAAACGGGAGCGGGACAGCACGGAGTAGCTACCGCTACCGCCTGTGCTCGCTTTGGGTTAGAGTGTATCGTCTACATGGGCATCCACGACATGGAACGCCAGGCACTCAACGTATTTCGCATGAAGCTAATGGGCGCGACCGTTGCTCCTGTAGAGGCAGGGACGGGAACCCTTAAGGATGCTACTTCAGAAGCAATCCGCGACTGGGTAACAAACGTAGAGAACACACACTACATTCTGGGCTCTGTTGCTGGACCGCACCCCTATCCCCAGCTAGTTCGAGATTTTCACGCCCCGATCGGTACGGAAACCCGCGCTCAGGCGAAAGAAAAATGGGACGGACTGCCAGACATTCTATTAGCCTGCGTCGGCGGCGGTTCCAATGCGATCGGACTCTTTCACGAGTTTGTTAACGAACCGTCAGTGCGTCTCATTGGCGTTGAGGCAGCAGGGGAAGGCGTTGAAACTGAAAAGCACGCCGCTACCTTAACCAGAGGACGAGTTGGCGTTTTGCATGGTGCTATGAGCTACCTACTACAAAGCGATGAGGGGCAGGTAATCGAGGCGCATTCAATTAGTGCTGGACTAGATTACCCAGGCGTTGGACCAGAACATAGTTATTTAAAAGATAGCGGACGCGCTAAGTACTATAGCGTTACCGACAAACAGGCTCTAGAAGCTTTTGAACGCTTGTCTAAATTAGAGGGAATTATTCCAGCTTTAGAAACGGCTCACGCCTTTGCTTATCTAGAAACTCTCTGTCCGCAGTTAGAAGGAAATCCTCGAATTGTAATTAACTGTTCGGGACGCGGGGACAAAGACGTACAGACTGTTGCTAAATTCTGGAACAGTGAACAATGAACATTGAGCAATGAACAATGAGCAGTGAACAATGATAAATGAATTATGGTAGAAACTCCCGTTGCCCAAAAGCAATCATCAACGTCTGTCTCCTTCCTCTGGTCGAGTTTGCTGCAACAATTGCTAGCTGGACAATCGCTTTCGGTTGACCAAGCGACTGATTTGATGCAGGGCTGGCTGACAGAATCAATTCCTCCCGTCCTATCGGGGGCTATTCTAGCGGCGTTTCAGGCAAAAGATGTATCGGATCGAGAACTGATAGGCATGGTTCGGGTTTTGCAGTCTCAATCAGTACAACTCCAAGACTTTTTAACAAATACTTCAACCCTAATCGATACCTGCGGTACTGGAGGAGATGGAGCATCAACCTTTAATATTTCTACAGCGGTTGCTTTTGTAGCGGCTGCGACTGGGCTGAAGGTAGCCAAACACGGCAATCGCTCCGCGTCGAGTCAAACTGGTTCGGCAGATGTCCTAGAAGCTCTGGGAGTGAATCTGAGGGCGGAACCAACCAAGGTTCAGAGGGCAGTGAACGAGGTCGGCATTACTTTTCTGTTTGCTCCTGGCTGGCATCCTGCCCTGAAAGCCGTTGCTACCCTGCGAAAAACCCTCAAAATACGCACGATTTTTAATTTGCTTGGTCCCCTCGTCAATCCTTTACAGCCTACGGGACAAGTAATTGGAGTAAGCGATCCTACATTAATAAAAACTTTTGCCGAAGTTTTATCTCAATTGGGAACTAGAGCGGTCGTCGTTCGCGCCCGAGAAGGATTAGATGAGGCAGGATTGGCAGATATTAACGATTTGGCGATCGCCAGCGACAAGGTGAGCTTAATTGAATTAAACCCCAAAGAACTTGGCATTAAAACTGCTCCTACGTCTGCACTACGAGGTGGCAACGTGCGAGAAAATGCAGATATTTTAAGGGCGGTGCTTCAAGGTAGCGGCACTCAGGCACAGCAAGATGTCGTTGCTTTAAACGCTGCTTTAGCACTTTTTGTTGGCGAAGCCATTGGCGAAGAACCTAGTCTCGATAATTTTGCACGGGGTTTTGCCCTGGCTAGAGAAGTGCTGCAAAGCGGAGAAGCCTGGAGAAAGTTAGAAGAACTGGCTCAATTTCTTCGGTAGCGGTGTGTTCCCCTAAAGAATTCTTTAGTTGCTCATGAGAAAAAGCTAAGAAAACAAATTATATCAATAGATTGAAGTGGGTTAAAGCCACTGTACATAACCAATAAACCAAGAGGAATCTAAACATGATCGTTGTTGTTAAATCTGGTACGCCAGAACAAGAAATCAATCGAATTTGCTTAGAGCTGAGTACCACC
This region of Myxosarcina sp. GI1 genomic DNA includes:
- the trpB gene encoding tryptophan synthase subunit beta, translated to MVSTQDIQTTQSRPDPMGRFGRFGGKYVPETLMPALAELETAFKQYRDEPGFQAELQNLLRDYVGRPSPLYFAQRLTAHYTKPDGSGPQIYLKREDLNHTGAHKINNAIAQVLLAKRMGKQRIIAETGAGQHGVATATACARFGLECIVYMGIHDMERQALNVFRMKLMGATVAPVEAGTGTLKDATSEAIRDWVTNVENTHYILGSVAGPHPYPQLVRDFHAPIGTETRAQAKEKWDGLPDILLACVGGGSNAIGLFHEFVNEPSVRLIGVEAAGEGVETEKHAATLTRGRVGVLHGAMSYLLQSDEGQVIEAHSISAGLDYPGVGPEHSYLKDSGRAKYYSVTDKQALEAFERLSKLEGIIPALETAHAFAYLETLCPQLEGNPRIVINCSGRGDKDVQTVAKFWNSEQ
- the trpD gene encoding anthranilate phosphoribosyltransferase: MVETPVAQKQSSTSVSFLWSSLLQQLLAGQSLSVDQATDLMQGWLTESIPPVLSGAILAAFQAKDVSDRELIGMVRVLQSQSVQLQDFLTNTSTLIDTCGTGGDGASTFNISTAVAFVAAATGLKVAKHGNRSASSQTGSADVLEALGVNLRAEPTKVQRAVNEVGITFLFAPGWHPALKAVATLRKTLKIRTIFNLLGPLVNPLQPTGQVIGVSDPTLIKTFAEVLSQLGTRAVVVRAREGLDEAGLADINDLAIASDKVSLIELNPKELGIKTAPTSALRGGNVRENADILRAVLQGSGTQAQQDVVALNAALALFVGEAIGEEPSLDNFARGFALAREVLQSGEAWRKLEELAQFLR
- the trpA gene encoding tryptophan synthase subunit alpha, coding for MTSISQRFQILRSRQQCALIPFITAGDPDLETTAEALQVLDRNGADAIELGVPYSDPLADGPVIQAAATRALKKGVNLDRVLKLVDSVSPDLQAPIILFTYYNPILNRGIKPFMERISQVGVRGLVVPDLPVDESDELLETAASVGVEVILLVAPTSSKERIEKIAQKSQGFIYLVSVTGVTGVRSQVQGRVKNLLEQMRQMTDKPIGVGFGISGSEQARQVKDWGADGVIAGSAFVKRLTQGTPTEGLQAIESFCRELKEAIASVEEKAISV
- a CDS encoding anthranilate synthase codes for the protein MNLKSHCYTTQGGINVSRSAVEMQMDDAIESVLSCLDSQRGGLLASSYEYPGRYKRWAIGFVNPPLELATRDRNFTLKALNERGRVLLPYLAERLYLHPQLQEVSVEEDRILGSIEQATKFFAEEERSKQPSVFSIVREISQAFYSHEDENLGLYGAFSYDLVFQFETVAKHRDRPADGRDLLLYLPDELFVVDYYLQQTYRYQYEFATKHGSTQGIPRTGEFIDYRGKRLTPEQESDCVPGEYAEKVKEALEYFRRGDLFEVVPSQNFYSACVASPTDLFRTLQQINPSPYGFLLNLGGEYLIGASPEMFVRVEDKCVETCPISGTIARGSDAIGDAAQIFQLLNSHKDAAELTMCTDVDRNDKSRICEPGSVQVTGRRLIEMYSHLIHTVDRVEGILRPEFDALDAFLTHTWAVTVTGAPKRSAMQFIEKHEHSSRRWYGGAVGYLAFNGDMNTGLTLRTIRLKDSIAEVRVGATVLYDSDPDAEEQETLTKAAALFQTLNEAGQIYETGKMTKANISSESPQSLVQKRVLLIDYEDSFVHTLANYLRQAGAIVTTLRHGFPESVFDRETFDLVVFSPGPGKPSDFGVPETVMSCVRRELPIFGVCLGLQGIVEAFGGELDILDYPQHGKTSLIDIVEDSPLFDNVPKSFEVGRYHSLFAKKDRLPDQLKITAMSEDGVIMAIEHQTQAIAAVQFHPESIMTLANGVGLSIIENVIQNYAKSIPTKAAVSVA